The Prevotella sp. oral taxon 299 str. F0039 genome has a segment encoding these proteins:
- the lon gene encoding endopeptidase La, translating into MDNKINGSIQMIADYDGDISTLFNTTVEGEIPILATRNLMLFPGVLTPILIGRKQSLSLINKISKQEDQTFAIFCQKDADVDSPKKEDLFHYGVYAKLVRIIEIPNSGNNVTAVVQGLGRCSLSEITKEKPHIQGLTANEQEKMPTKRDKEFSMAIDDLRKQTAEYILRNEDIPSESQFAMNNIRNNIVVLNYICSNLPFSIEDKYKLLSTPEIKERTFIALQLLDQEIQKLELIQSIRSKTREDLDEQQKEYFLQQQIKNIKRELNNGEGSPEKLDLRKKALKKDWNENISEVFYKELDKLDMYNPQSPEYSIQLNYLQQLVSLPWNECTKDELDLKRAQKILDKDHYGMEKVKERILEHLAVLKLKGDLKAPIICLYGPPGVGKTSLGKSIAESMKRKYIRMSLGGVHDESEIRGHRRTYVGAMPGRIIKSIQKAGSSNPVFILDEIDKVGTMSNHGDPTSALLEVLDPEQNNAFHDNFLDLDYDLSKVLFIATANDISAIPRPLLDRMELIEVSGYITEEKLEIAKRHLIPKELENTGLNNLSKKIAFPKATLEMIIEKYTRESGVRQLEKQIGKVMRKVAFKYEIDGDLIYNKLTTNNIGELLGKAPFSRDIYQGNQYAGVVTGLAWTSVGGEILFIETSLSKGKTGKLTLTGNLGDVMKESAVIALEYIKAHADELKIDYRIFDQWNIHIHVPEGATPKDGPSAGITIATSIASALTQRKVRKNVAMTGEITLRGKVLPVGGIKEKILAAKRAGITDILICQDNKKDIEEIADIYLHGVTFHYVDTIQDVLAFALTNEKVDNAISFTFEDSKTQEEQQN; encoded by the coding sequence ATGGATAATAAAATAAATGGCTCAATACAAATGATTGCCGATTATGATGGCGATATTTCAACTCTATTCAATACAACCGTTGAGGGTGAAATACCCATTCTTGCAACCCGCAATCTTATGCTCTTCCCTGGTGTTTTAACACCCATTCTCATCGGAAGAAAACAAAGTTTGAGCCTCATCAATAAAATATCAAAGCAAGAAGATCAAACTTTTGCTATTTTTTGCCAAAAAGATGCTGACGTAGACTCACCAAAGAAAGAAGATCTTTTCCACTATGGTGTGTATGCGAAGCTTGTTCGTATCATTGAAATACCCAATAGTGGAAACAACGTAACCGCTGTTGTTCAAGGTCTTGGACGCTGTTCTTTAAGCGAAATAACTAAAGAAAAGCCACACATTCAAGGTTTAACTGCCAACGAACAAGAAAAGATGCCAACCAAAAGAGATAAAGAATTCTCTATGGCTATTGATGATTTACGCAAGCAAACCGCTGAATATATATTGAGAAACGAAGATATTCCAAGCGAATCTCAATTTGCCATGAATAATATTCGTAATAATATTGTTGTACTCAACTATATCTGTTCGAACTTACCTTTCAGCATTGAAGACAAATATAAATTGCTTTCAACTCCAGAAATCAAAGAAAGAACATTTATTGCGTTGCAACTTCTTGACCAAGAAATACAAAAACTAGAACTCATTCAAAGTATCCGTTCAAAAACTAGAGAAGATCTTGATGAGCAACAAAAGGAATATTTCTTACAACAACAAATAAAAAACATCAAGCGAGAGCTTAACAATGGAGAAGGAAGTCCAGAAAAATTGGATCTCCGTAAGAAAGCTCTAAAGAAAGATTGGAATGAGAATATTAGCGAAGTATTCTACAAAGAGCTCGATAAATTGGATATGTATAACCCCCAAAGTCCCGAGTATAGCATTCAACTTAACTATCTTCAACAGCTTGTTTCGCTTCCTTGGAACGAGTGTACAAAAGACGAGTTAGACCTTAAAAGAGCCCAAAAGATTCTAGACAAGGATCACTATGGTATGGAAAAGGTTAAAGAACGCATTTTAGAACACCTCGCAGTATTGAAATTAAAAGGTGATCTTAAAGCTCCAATTATATGCCTTTATGGTCCTCCAGGAGTGGGTAAGACCAGCTTAGGAAAGAGTATTGCCGAGTCGATGAAACGCAAATATATCCGAATGTCATTGGGTGGCGTTCACGATGAGTCTGAGATTAGAGGTCACAGACGTACCTATGTGGGTGCAATGCCTGGTCGAATCATCAAGAGTATACAAAAAGCTGGCTCGTCAAATCCTGTCTTTATTCTCGACGAAATAGATAAAGTGGGCACTATGAGCAATCATGGCGACCCCACATCTGCCCTTCTTGAGGTATTAGACCCTGAGCAAAACAATGCTTTTCACGATAATTTCTTAGACTTAGATTACGATCTTTCTAAGGTATTATTTATCGCAACAGCAAACGATATCAGTGCTATTCCACGACCATTGCTCGATCGTATGGAGCTAATTGAAGTGAGTGGATATATAACTGAAGAGAAATTAGAGATCGCAAAGCGTCATCTTATTCCTAAAGAGCTTGAAAACACTGGTCTAAATAATCTTTCTAAGAAGATTGCTTTCCCTAAAGCTACTCTTGAAATGATTATCGAAAAATACACAAGAGAGAGCGGTGTGCGTCAATTAGAAAAGCAAATAGGTAAGGTTATGCGCAAAGTTGCATTTAAATATGAGATCGATGGCGACTTGATTTATAACAAACTTACAACAAATAACATTGGAGAACTACTTGGAAAAGCTCCATTTAGCAGGGATATTTATCAAGGAAACCAATATGCAGGCGTTGTAACTGGCTTGGCTTGGACTAGCGTTGGTGGTGAAATTCTATTCATCGAAACATCTTTAAGCAAAGGAAAAACAGGCAAACTAACACTCACTGGTAATCTAGGTGATGTAATGAAAGAGAGTGCTGTCATTGCTCTTGAATATATTAAGGCTCATGCTGATGAGCTAAAGATAGACTATCGTATCTTTGATCAATGGAACATTCACATTCATGTGCCTGAAGGTGCAACTCCAAAAGATGGTCCTTCTGCTGGTATCACAATTGCAACAAGTATTGCTTCGGCTCTAACTCAACGCAAAGTACGCAAAAATGTGGCTATGACTGGCGAGATAACACTTCGTGGAAAAGTGCTTCCAGTAGGCGGAATCAAAGAAAAAATACTTGCTGCAAAGCGTGCAGGAATAACAGATATCCTCATTTGTCAAGACAATAAGAAAGATATTGAGGAAATTGCAGATATCTATTTACATGGAGTTACATTCCATTACGTAGACACGATACAAGATGTTTTGGCTTTCGCACTAACAAATGAAAAGGTAGATAATGCCATTTCGTTTACTTTTGAAGATTCTAAAACACAAGAAGAACAGCAAAATTAA
- a CDS encoding tRNA1(Val) (adenine(37)-N6)-methyltransferase: MANSVFTFKQFKVEQSGCAMKVGTDGVLLGAWAKGGERILDIGTGSGLIALMMAQRCPLAQIVALDIDEGAYKQAVSNVEGSVFCDRISVVHASLQDYCKVNKVGLEGSFDAIVSNPPFFVNSLKSKGDSRTTARHTDTLSFVELLRWVSFLLREQGTFSCIIPTGVLNDFLSESYICGLSLMHHVAIKTVENKIAKRHLLCLVKGVCGEEMHEEQVLKDTEGKPSFWYNEITKAFYLW; encoded by the coding sequence ATGGCAAATAGTGTATTTACATTTAAGCAATTTAAGGTAGAACAATCTGGGTGTGCAATGAAAGTGGGTACAGATGGTGTGTTACTTGGTGCGTGGGCAAAAGGCGGAGAGCGTATTCTTGATATAGGAACAGGTAGCGGATTGATTGCATTGATGATGGCTCAACGATGTCCTTTAGCACAAATTGTGGCTTTGGATATTGATGAAGGGGCTTATAAGCAAGCTGTTAGTAATGTGGAAGGGAGCGTTTTTTGTGATAGAATTTCTGTTGTTCATGCATCGTTACAAGATTATTGCAAGGTAAATAAAGTTGGGCTGGAAGGCAGTTTTGATGCGATAGTGAGTAATCCTCCCTTCTTTGTGAACTCATTAAAGAGTAAAGGGGATAGTAGAACGACGGCTCGGCATACGGATACGTTGTCGTTTGTAGAGCTATTGCGTTGGGTTTCTTTTCTACTTCGAGAACAAGGTACTTTTAGTTGCATTATTCCCACTGGAGTGTTGAATGACTTTTTAAGTGAGAGCTATATTTGTGGTTTGTCGTTGATGCATCATGTTGCAATTAAAACTGTAGAAAATAAAATAGCCAAAAGGCATCTGTTGTGTTTGGTAAAAGGTGTTTGTGGTGAGGAAATGCACGAAGAACAAGTTTTGAAAGATACCGAAGGAAAGCCTTCTTTCTGGTATAATGAAATAACAAAAGCCTTCTATTTGTGGTAG
- a CDS encoding LptF/LptG family permease, with product MNNITSNIKERYQKVLSTIKEKLSFLLPLWNFLKKYGAFLAYFSPKRYIKILDWYIIKKFIGTYIFSILLIISVAIVFDVNENLARFAQYHAPLKAIVFDYYANFVPYFANLFSPLFVFIAVIFFTSKLAGNSEIISILAAGVSFKRLMRPYMISCALISMLSYYLSSNVIPHGTVIRQNFEALYKNKTKNTSADNVLLQVDKGVIAYIQHYDNNSKRGYGFSLDKFNNKKLVSHLTATEIQYDTISDTKYHWTISNWKTRKLEGLKEKITTGAQRDTIIMMEPTDLVYSKGQQETFTSAQLQDYISKQIDRGSSNVVQYQVEYHKRIASSFASFILTTIGLSLSSRKRKGGMGLYMGIGLALSFGYIMLQTVSATFAINANTPPIIAAWIPNIIFSLVAYFCYRKAPN from the coding sequence ATGAATAATATCACTTCAAACATAAAAGAACGATATCAAAAGGTATTATCAACCATTAAAGAGAAGCTTTCTTTCCTTCTTCCTCTTTGGAATTTTCTGAAGAAGTATGGTGCTTTTTTAGCCTATTTCAGCCCCAAGAGATATATAAAGATACTTGATTGGTACATCATTAAGAAGTTTATTGGAACTTATATTTTCTCTATTCTTCTTATTATTTCAGTGGCTATTGTTTTCGATGTAAATGAAAATTTAGCACGATTCGCACAATATCATGCTCCATTAAAGGCTATTGTGTTTGACTATTACGCCAACTTCGTTCCCTACTTCGCCAACCTTTTTAGTCCTTTGTTTGTCTTTATTGCCGTCATTTTCTTCACGTCGAAGCTTGCAGGCAATTCAGAAATCATCTCAATACTAGCAGCAGGTGTTTCATTTAAACGTCTTATGCGCCCTTATATGATATCGTGTGCATTGATATCAATGCTCTCTTATTACCTAAGTTCAAATGTTATTCCACACGGAACCGTTATTCGTCAGAACTTTGAAGCATTATATAAAAATAAAACAAAGAACACTTCGGCAGATAATGTGTTGTTGCAAGTGGACAAAGGGGTAATTGCTTATATTCAACATTACGATAACAATAGTAAAAGAGGCTATGGTTTTTCTCTTGATAAGTTCAACAATAAAAAGCTCGTTAGCCATCTAACTGCTACTGAAATACAGTATGACACCATATCAGATACCAAATATCACTGGACAATATCTAACTGGAAGACTCGTAAACTTGAAGGATTAAAAGAGAAAATAACAACAGGTGCTCAACGAGATACTATCATTATGATGGAGCCTACCGATCTTGTTTACTCAAAAGGACAACAAGAAACCTTTACAAGTGCACAGCTTCAAGACTATATTTCAAAGCAAATAGACCGTGGAAGCAGTAATGTTGTGCAGTATCAGGTGGAATATCACAAACGAATCGCATCGTCTTTTGCATCGTTCATCCTCACAACCATTGGTTTATCGCTATCTTCGAGAAAGCGAAAAGGGGGAATGGGACTCTATATGGGTATTGGACTAGCCCTTAGTTTTGGATACATCATGCTTCAAACCGTATCTGCAACATTTGCGATCAACGCCAATACTCCTCCTATAATTGCAGCATGGATTCCCAACATTATATTTAGTTTGGTTGCATATTTCTGCTATAGAAAGGCTCCCAACTAA
- the glf gene encoding UDP-galactopyranose mutase: MKYDYLIVGAGLFGATFAYFARKQGKRCLVIDKRPHTGGNIYCEQTEGINVHKYGAHIFHTQNEKVWQFVNSLVKFNRYTNSPVANYKGKLYNLPFNMNTFYQMWGTITPQEAKNKIEEQRQEALNKMKQEGVEEPRNLEEQAQLLIGKDIYNALIKGYTEKQWGRKCNELPPFIIKRLPVRFVYDNNYFNDTYQGVPIGGYNQLINALLLDVEVRINTDYFANKDAFNAMANKVVFTGKIDEYYDYCFGQLDYRTVRFEHEIHEIANYQGNAVVNYTEREIPFTRVIEHKHFEYFGAEVEKNPKTVISKEYSTEWKTGMEPYYPVNDDKNNALYLRYKALADKETDVIFGGRLAEYKYYDMAPIIEKVMRMFENTSV, from the coding sequence ATGAAATACGATTATTTAATTGTAGGGGCAGGACTTTTTGGAGCTACTTTTGCCTATTTTGCCCGTAAGCAAGGTAAGCGTTGCTTGGTAATAGATAAACGTCCACATACAGGAGGCAATATTTATTGCGAACAAACAGAAGGCATTAACGTGCATAAATATGGCGCACATATTTTTCATACACAAAACGAAAAGGTGTGGCAATTTGTTAATTCTCTCGTGAAATTCAATCGTTATACTAATAGTCCAGTTGCGAACTACAAAGGAAAGCTCTACAATTTGCCTTTTAACATGAATACATTTTACCAAATGTGGGGTACTATAACACCGCAAGAAGCAAAAAATAAGATAGAAGAACAAAGGCAAGAAGCACTTAATAAAATGAAACAAGAGGGGGTAGAGGAACCTCGTAACCTCGAAGAACAAGCCCAATTGCTCATAGGAAAAGACATTTATAACGCTTTAATTAAAGGATATACTGAAAAACAATGGGGTAGAAAGTGTAATGAATTGCCACCTTTTATTATTAAACGATTGCCCGTTAGATTTGTTTATGATAATAATTATTTTAACGATACTTATCAAGGTGTTCCCATAGGAGGCTATAATCAATTAATAAATGCGTTGTTATTAGATGTAGAAGTACGAATAAATACCGATTATTTTGCTAATAAAGATGCCTTTAATGCTATGGCAAATAAGGTTGTTTTTACAGGTAAAATAGATGAATATTATGACTATTGCTTTGGACAACTCGACTATCGAACTGTAAGATTTGAGCACGAAATTCATGAAATAGCAAACTATCAAGGCAATGCCGTGGTAAATTATACTGAAAGAGAGATTCCCTTTACTCGTGTTATAGAACATAAACACTTTGAATATTTTGGAGCTGAGGTAGAAAAGAATCCTAAAACGGTTATATCTAAAGAGTATTCTACGGAGTGGAAAACAGGTATGGAACCCTATTATCCTGTTAATGATGATAAAAATAATGCACTTTATCTTCGTTATAAAGCACTTGCCGATAAAGAAACAGATGTAATATTTGGTGGAAGATTGGCAGAATATAAATATTATGATATGGCTCCTATCATAGAGAAAGTAATGAGAATGTTTGAAAATACATCTGTATAA
- a CDS encoding aminotransferase class I/II-fold pyridoxal phosphate-dependent enzyme yields MGQLQDRYKAYREPQKFIEAGVYPYFRAITSKQGEEVEMEGHKVLMFGSNCYTGLTGDQRVIDAAKAALDKYGSGCAGSRFLNGTLDLHVQLEKELAAFERKDDALCFSTGFSVNQGVLAVVAQRGDYIICDDRDHASIVDGRRLSFATQLRYKHNDMEDLERILQKLPQEAVKLIVVDGVFSMEGDLANLPEIIRLKKKYNCSVMVDEAHSLGVFGECGRGVCDHFGLLDEVDLIMGTFSKSLASIGGFIAGDKDTINFLRHSCRSYIFSASNTPAATAAALEALHILQAEPERMTNLWKITNYALKRFREEGFEIGDTESPIIPLYVRDIDKTFIVTKLAFDNGVFINPVIPPACAPQDTLVRLALMATHTEEQVERGVQILKKIFVEQGIIK; encoded by the coding sequence ATGGGACAATTACAAGACAGATATAAGGCGTATAGAGAGCCTCAAAAATTCATAGAGGCAGGCGTTTATCCTTATTTTCGAGCTATAACTAGCAAACAAGGCGAAGAAGTTGAGATGGAAGGACATAAGGTACTTATGTTCGGTTCTAATTGTTATACAGGTTTAACAGGTGATCAACGTGTTATAGATGCAGCAAAAGCAGCTTTAGATAAATATGGTTCTGGATGTGCAGGAAGCCGTTTCTTGAATGGAACACTTGATCTTCACGTTCAATTAGAAAAAGAATTGGCAGCCTTTGAACGCAAAGACGATGCATTATGTTTCTCTACTGGATTCTCTGTAAATCAAGGTGTTTTAGCTGTTGTTGCACAACGTGGTGACTATATCATTTGTGATGATAGAGACCATGCAAGTATTGTAGATGGAAGAAGATTGTCTTTTGCAACTCAACTTCGCTACAAACACAACGATATGGAAGACCTTGAACGCATCTTGCAAAAGCTTCCTCAAGAAGCAGTTAAGCTTATTGTCGTTGATGGAGTGTTCTCTATGGAAGGCGATTTGGCTAATCTTCCTGAAATTATACGTCTAAAGAAAAAGTATAATTGCTCGGTAATGGTTGACGAAGCACATTCACTTGGAGTGTTTGGAGAATGCGGTCGTGGTGTATGTGATCATTTTGGACTTCTTGATGAGGTTGACCTTATTATGGGAACTTTCTCTAAGAGCTTAGCATCTATTGGTGGTTTCATCGCTGGAGATAAAGATACAATTAACTTCTTGCGTCATAGTTGTCGTTCATATATATTTAGTGCATCTAATACTCCAGCTGCAACTGCTGCAGCTTTAGAGGCATTGCATATCCTACAAGCTGAGCCAGAAAGAATGACAAACCTTTGGAAAATTACTAATTACGCATTAAAACGTTTTAGAGAAGAAGGTTTTGAAATAGGAGATACAGAGAGTCCTATTATTCCTTTATATGTGAGAGATATTGATAAAACATTTATTGTAACAAAGCTCGCATTTGATAACGGAGTATTTATTAATCCTGTTATTCCTCCAGCATGTGCTCCTCAAGACACACTTGTTCGTTTAGCACTTATGGCTACACATACAGAAGAACAAGTAGAGCGTGGAGTTCAAATATTGAAAAAAATCTTTGTTGAACAAGGAATAATAAAATAA
- a CDS encoding diacylglycerol kinase family protein: MKKKIVFIMNPISGTSNKKDIPYLIEELLDKEQFDYSIQETEYAGHAYEIAKASKEQGIDIVVAIGGDGTVNEVGRALVHSNTALGIIPTGSGNGLARHLLIPMKIKGAIQVLNDCEITDLDYGIINEHPFFCTCGVGFDAFISEKFAEAGKRGPITYLENILKEGLKYEPETYEIEAENGTIKKKAFLISCANASQYGNNAYIAPQASMSDGMIDVIIMEPFDALEASQISIEMFNKTLDKNNKINTFRSKEIKIYRKAPGVIHYDGDPIETGKEIIVTLKEKGIKILTNPKADRSLRQPNQIQNAAAELFSELTQLREGVTKQTRNIKAIGKKIQRKLNI, from the coding sequence ATGAAGAAAAAAATAGTTTTTATTATGAACCCAATTTCGGGTACAAGTAATAAAAAAGATATACCTTATTTAATAGAAGAGCTATTAGATAAGGAACAATTCGACTATTCTATTCAAGAAACAGAATACGCAGGACATGCCTATGAAATAGCAAAAGCATCTAAAGAGCAAGGCATTGATATTGTAGTTGCTATTGGTGGTGACGGAACAGTGAATGAAGTTGGACGAGCACTTGTACACTCCAACACCGCTTTAGGTATCATTCCTACAGGTTCTGGAAATGGGCTTGCACGTCATTTGCTTATCCCTATGAAGATTAAAGGGGCCATACAGGTTCTCAACGACTGTGAGATAACCGATCTCGACTATGGTATTATCAACGAACATCCTTTCTTTTGCACTTGCGGAGTGGGCTTTGACGCCTTTATTAGCGAAAAATTTGCAGAAGCAGGTAAGCGAGGTCCAATAACATACTTAGAGAATATCCTTAAAGAAGGTTTGAAATACGAACCTGAAACCTATGAGATTGAGGCAGAAAACGGAACTATTAAAAAGAAAGCTTTCCTTATTTCGTGCGCTAACGCATCGCAATATGGCAACAATGCCTATATTGCTCCACAAGCATCGATGAGCGATGGCATGATAGACGTTATTATTATGGAACCTTTCGATGCTCTCGAAGCATCACAGATAAGTATCGAAATGTTCAACAAAACACTCGACAAAAACAATAAGATAAATACTTTCAGAAGTAAAGAGATTAAAATCTACCGAAAAGCACCAGGCGTTATTCACTATGATGGCGACCCTATTGAAACAGGAAAGGAAATTATTGTTACTCTAAAAGAGAAGGGAATAAAAATACTTACCAACCCAAAAGCCGACAGAAGTTTACGACAACCTAATCAAATTCAAAATGCGGCGGCTGAGTTATTCTCGGAATTAACTCAGCTTAGAGAAGGTGTTACCAAGCAAACTCGCAATATTAAAGCCATTGGAAAAAAGATTCAACGCAAACTAAACATCTAA
- the tgt gene encoding tRNA guanosine(34) transglycosylase Tgt, which yields MKFELKGLDVNSNARAGVITTDHGQIETPIFMPVGTCGSVKGVHLNELKQQINAQIILGNTYHLYLRPGLDILKNAGGLHKFNGWDRPILTDSGGFQVFSLTGIRKLKEEGCEFRSHIDGSKHFFTPENVMDTQRVIGADIIMAFDECPPGKSDYQYAKNSLMMTQRWLDRCLKRFNETEALYGYQQTLFPIVQGCTYKELRKEAAKFIADKGADGNAIGGLAVGEPTEVMYEMIEVVNDILPTSKPRYLMGVGTPQNILEGIARGVDMFDCVMPTRNGRNAMLFTYEGTMNMRNKKWENDFSPIDIDGCETDLIYTKAYLHHLYKAQELLAMQIGSIHNLAFYLRLVKDARQHILQGDFASWKASVIEKLGRRL from the coding sequence ATGAAGTTCGAATTAAAAGGCTTAGATGTCAACTCAAACGCACGTGCAGGTGTTATAACTACAGACCACGGACAGATTGAGACACCTATCTTTATGCCGGTAGGAACATGCGGAAGTGTTAAAGGAGTTCATCTAAACGAACTAAAACAACAAATAAATGCGCAGATAATACTTGGAAATACTTATCATCTTTATTTGCGTCCAGGACTAGATATACTAAAAAATGCAGGTGGACTACATAAGTTCAACGGCTGGGATCGCCCTATATTAACAGATAGTGGCGGTTTCCAAGTATTCTCACTAACAGGTATTCGTAAATTAAAAGAAGAGGGATGTGAGTTCCGTTCGCATATAGATGGCTCTAAACACTTCTTTACTCCTGAGAATGTTATGGACACTCAACGAGTGATTGGTGCAGATATTATTATGGCTTTCGATGAATGTCCACCAGGAAAGAGCGACTATCAATATGCGAAGAATAGCTTAATGATGACCCAAAGATGGTTAGATCGTTGCTTAAAGCGCTTTAATGAAACAGAAGCGCTTTATGGTTATCAACAAACTCTTTTCCCTATTGTACAAGGTTGCACTTATAAAGAGTTACGAAAAGAAGCCGCTAAGTTCATAGCAGATAAGGGAGCAGATGGCAATGCCATTGGAGGTTTAGCTGTAGGAGAGCCTACCGAAGTGATGTATGAAATGATTGAGGTGGTGAATGACATTCTACCTACCTCAAAGCCACGCTACCTTATGGGCGTAGGAACACCTCAAAACATACTCGAAGGTATTGCTCGTGGAGTGGATATGTTCGATTGTGTAATGCCAACTCGTAACGGAAGAAATGCAATGTTGTTTACTTATGAGGGAACTATGAATATGAGAAACAAGAAATGGGAAAACGATTTCTCTCCTATTGACATTGATGGCTGTGAAACAGATCTTATCTATACAAAGGCATATCTGCATCACTTATATAAAGCTCAGGAGCTTTTAGCAATGCAAATAGGTAGTATTCATAACCTTGCTTTCTATCTTCGACTTGTAAAAGACGCACGTCAACACATCTTACAAGGCGACTTTGCTAGTTGGAAAGCGAGTGTTATTGAGAAACTTGGCAGACGACTTTAA
- a CDS encoding oligosaccharide flippase family protein produces the protein MQITSLKKNIMLSTAYEVISIILPFFTAPYVARVLGAYGVGTYSYTNSIQSYFSMFAALGIMSYGKREISRNRDSIVDRSKLFIELQVLLFCTTSIILVLWFIWINITDSFQLYYLILTCSILNVFFDISWYYAGIEKFNYIVYRNLIIKLFLFVLLFIVVRSKEDLYKYILLMVVSSLGGSLSMWLYLKKTIIWVKPNFCRIKSHLKETIVYFIPAVAASIYTILNKILIGSITGLIVENGYYEQATNMINMAKSVTFVSLNSVLGSRIAYLFGQNKIAEVKERINKSIDFILFMGVGLMFGMIGIAAHFVPLFLGDGYEKTIYLLQMLSPIIIIIGISNCLGTHYFTPAGYRSKSSKYLIYGSCVNLLISLFLIPRFLSYGAVLSSLSAETFITILYVKNCGDFLSLKTLLRVVWKKIIAGFFMYLIMFALSNLGVNSFINVFLLFIGGVISYIVMLCLLRDSLPLFFIKDVIRKKK, from the coding sequence ATGCAAATTACAAGTTTAAAGAAAAATATTATGTTGAGTACTGCTTATGAAGTAATAAGCATTATTCTTCCTTTTTTTACAGCTCCTTATGTTGCAAGAGTATTAGGAGCATATGGAGTTGGAACTTATAGTTATACAAACTCTATACAATCATATTTTTCTATGTTTGCTGCTTTGGGGATAATGTCGTATGGAAAGCGTGAAATATCTCGTAATCGAGATTCTATTGTAGATAGAAGTAAATTGTTTATTGAGTTGCAAGTGCTTCTTTTCTGTACAACATCAATTATTCTTGTTTTATGGTTTATATGGATAAATATTACTGATAGCTTTCAATTGTACTATCTTATATTAACTTGTTCAATATTAAATGTGTTTTTTGATATTTCATGGTACTATGCAGGAATAGAAAAGTTTAATTATATTGTATATCGAAATTTAATAATAAAATTATTTTTATTCGTTTTGCTCTTTATAGTAGTTAGAAGCAAAGAAGACTTATATAAGTATATCTTATTAATGGTTGTGTCTTCTTTAGGTGGTTCTTTATCTATGTGGTTGTATCTAAAAAAGACTATTATATGGGTTAAGCCAAATTTCTGTAGAATAAAATCGCATCTAAAAGAAACCATAGTTTATTTTATTCCAGCGGTCGCAGCATCTATTTATACTATACTTAACAAGATATTGATTGGTTCTATTACAGGTTTAATTGTTGAAAATGGGTATTATGAACAGGCGACCAATATGATAAATATGGCTAAGAGTGTAACTTTTGTATCTTTAAACTCGGTATTAGGTTCGCGTATTGCTTATTTATTTGGGCAAAATAAAATTGCCGAAGTAAAAGAAAGAATAAATAAATCTATAGACTTTATTTTATTTATGGGTGTAGGTTTAATGTTTGGAATGATAGGAATAGCAGCTCATTTTGTACCACTTTTCCTAGGAGATGGTTATGAAAAAACGATTTATCTATTGCAAATGTTGAGCCCCATTATTATTATTATCGGTATAAGTAATTGTTTAGGAACGCATTATTTTACTCCTGCAGGATATAGGAGTAAAAGTTCTAAATATTTAATTTATGGTTCTTGTGTGAATTTATTGATTAGTTTGTTTCTAATTCCCCGTTTCTTAAGTTATGGTGCAGTGTTAAGTTCTTTATCTGCAGAAACGTTTATTACAATATTATATGTGAAAAATTGTGGTGATTTTTTATCGTTAAAAACATTATTAAGAGTTGTATGGAAGAAAATAATAGCTGGTTTTTTTATGTATCTCATAATGTTTGCTTTAAGTAATTTAGGAGTTAATAGCTTTATAAATGTCTTTTTATTATTTATAGGTGGTGTTATTAGTTATATAGTAATGTTATGTCTGTTAAGAGACTCTCTTCCACTTTTTTTTATAAAGGATGTAATAAGAAAGAAAAAATGA